One Glycocaulis abyssi DNA window includes the following coding sequences:
- a CDS encoding TonB-dependent receptor domain-containing protein, producing the protein MKPLYLFSAALLTSSALLAPSALARQAEEAASASEPVETISVRGQFIPEPQRRTAQVASFVSAEDLARAGDSNAAIALTRLSGLSIVGGRFAYVRGLGDRYAAALLNGSPLPSPEPLRRIVPLDLFPSEVLDGVDVQKTYSANYSGEFGGGLITLRTLRRPVEPFFNVSGSIGYNTVTTGENGLTHRGSNADWRGFSDRVRDIPGPLAEVLRNNQTLGSLSPAELEAVSESVVIPNLLVLQSMDLHPDYSVSANGGYAFTLGGFDMGLVGAAGFDAGWSIENAQRQRVRGDVLGTNLTSNLTSYEANTNTLVSLSAERGDHALGATLFYVHSSRKDTQLTRGEDFNAQGGRPIYRESTGWFERELTMFQLTGDHSFGNLEARWRGSVARATRETPFLQELTRLEQANGDIAFTSAARYEIQFTDLTDDLTNFGGELLYTFNLPGSRELVLTVGGDTTRTEREYNTLFFRMAGGNSLPADTQIARPDFLFSPDNIGPSRFQLTEVQNTQSNYTGELDVDSVFAQADFDITSFIRATVGVRYEDAVQTVQTFSRFGQLGRGATLDNDYVLPAATVTWNFANDLQLRLGYSQTIARPQFREFANSGFFDPESQRSFRGFDGLVDSELTNYDARLEYYLGRDQFITAAVFYKEITNPIEEVQFETASFVSETTFLNSPKAELQGVELEYRQYFQFPLDIGWFRERDWRFAVNYTYTQSEIIAPAGTQVLDPISNTLRDASFFNLDGSNLQGTPENIVNVQFGWEGDRDQFTILANWVDERILQRGFNSPSGVLPDVIEEPGVQLDFQYRRRFEALGREFSLGFSGRNLLDEQHREYQRNETIGETEFNTYDRGRTFSLSLSTSF; encoded by the coding sequence ATGAAACCGCTTTACCTGTTCAGCGCGGCATTGCTGACGAGCTCGGCCCTCCTGGCCCCGTCAGCCCTTGCCCGCCAGGCCGAGGAGGCAGCAAGCGCCTCCGAACCCGTCGAGACCATCTCGGTGCGCGGCCAGTTCATCCCTGAGCCCCAGCGCCGTACCGCGCAGGTGGCGAGCTTTGTGTCTGCCGAAGATCTTGCACGCGCAGGCGATTCCAACGCCGCCATCGCTCTGACCCGCCTGAGCGGTCTGAGCATTGTCGGTGGCCGGTTTGCCTATGTGCGCGGTCTAGGCGACCGTTATGCAGCAGCGCTTCTGAACGGCTCTCCCCTGCCGAGCCCGGAACCGCTTCGCCGGATCGTTCCGCTCGACCTCTTCCCGTCCGAAGTGCTTGACGGCGTTGACGTCCAGAAAACCTATTCGGCCAATTATAGCGGCGAGTTCGGCGGTGGCCTTATCACCCTGCGCACGCTGCGCCGTCCGGTTGAACCCTTCTTCAACGTCTCCGGCAGCATTGGCTATAACACCGTAACCACGGGTGAAAACGGCCTTACTCATCGCGGCTCCAACGCCGATTGGCGCGGTTTCTCCGACCGGGTCCGTGACATTCCAGGCCCGCTGGCCGAGGTGCTGCGCAACAACCAGACGCTGGGTAGCCTTAGCCCGGCAGAGCTTGAAGCGGTCAGCGAAAGCGTGGTGATTCCGAACCTGCTGGTCCTCCAGTCCATGGACCTGCACCCGGATTATTCGGTGTCGGCTAATGGCGGCTATGCGTTCACGCTGGGCGGCTTCGATATGGGCCTGGTAGGCGCGGCCGGTTTTGATGCCGGCTGGAGCATTGAAAATGCCCAGCGTCAGCGGGTGCGGGGCGATGTTCTCGGTACCAATCTGACGTCGAACCTGACCTCCTATGAGGCCAACACGAACACGCTGGTATCGCTCTCTGCCGAGCGCGGCGATCATGCACTGGGCGCGACGCTGTTCTATGTGCACTCCTCGCGCAAGGACACGCAGCTTACGCGCGGTGAAGACTTCAACGCGCAAGGCGGCCGCCCGATCTACCGGGAGAGCACCGGCTGGTTCGAGCGCGAGCTGACCATGTTCCAGCTCACCGGTGATCACAGCTTTGGCAATCTGGAAGCGCGCTGGCGCGGTTCCGTTGCACGGGCAACCCGCGAGACGCCGTTCCTGCAGGAGCTGACCCGTCTGGAGCAGGCCAATGGTGATATCGCGTTTACCTCGGCGGCCCGCTACGAAATCCAGTTCACCGACCTCACCGATGATCTGACCAATTTCGGCGGCGAGCTGCTCTACACCTTCAACCTGCCCGGCTCGCGCGAGCTGGTCCTGACGGTGGGCGGTGACACGACGCGCACCGAGCGGGAATACAACACGCTTTTCTTCCGCATGGCGGGCGGCAACTCGCTTCCGGCTGACACGCAGATCGCCCGGCCGGACTTCCTGTTCTCGCCGGACAATATCGGTCCGTCGCGTTTCCAGCTGACCGAGGTGCAGAACACCCAGTCCAACTATACCGGTGAGCTGGATGTGGACTCGGTATTCGCGCAGGCCGATTTCGACATAACGAGCTTCATCCGCGCGACCGTGGGTGTGCGTTATGAAGATGCGGTGCAGACCGTCCAGACGTTCAGCCGGTTCGGCCAGCTGGGACGCGGGGCCACGCTGGACAATGATTATGTCCTGCCGGCGGCGACTGTGACCTGGAACTTCGCCAATGACCTGCAGCTGCGCCTTGGCTATTCGCAGACGATTGCCCGTCCGCAGTTCCGCGAATTTGCCAATTCGGGCTTCTTCGACCCTGAAAGCCAGCGCAGCTTCCGCGGCTTTGACGGTCTCGTTGATTCCGAGCTGACCAATTATGACGCGCGTCTGGAATACTATCTCGGCCGCGACCAGTTCATCACCGCGGCGGTGTTCTACAAGGAAATCACCAACCCGATCGAGGAGGTCCAGTTCGAGACCGCTTCCTTCGTGTCCGAGACGACCTTCCTGAACTCGCCCAAAGCCGAGCTACAGGGCGTAGAGCTGGAATACCGTCAGTACTTCCAGTTCCCGCTGGATATCGGCTGGTTCCGCGAGCGCGACTGGCGCTTTGCTGTCAACTACACCTACACCCAGTCGGAGATCATCGCTCCGGCCGGTACGCAGGTGCTCGACCCGATCAGCAACACTTTGCGCGATGCCTCCTTCTTCAATCTTGATGGTTCGAACCTTCAGGGCACGCCGGAAAATATCGTCAATGTGCAGTTCGGGTGGGAAGGTGACCGTGACCAGTTCACCATCCTGGCGAACTGGGTGGACGAGCGGATCCTGCAGCGCGGCTTCAACTCGCCGTCGGGCGTTCTGCCAGACGTTATCGAAGAGCCGGGCGTCCAGCTGGACTTCCAGTACCGCCGCCGGTTCGAGGCGCTGGGCCGGGAGTTCTCGCTGGGCTTCTCGGGCCGCAACCTGCTCGATGAGCAGCACCGTGAATACCAGCGTAACGAGACGATCGGTGAGACCGAGTTCAATACCTATGATCGCGGCCGCACCTTCTCCCTGAGCCTGTCAACCAGCTTCTAG
- a CDS encoding type II secretion system protein N, whose protein sequence is MTGRSLVGEGARHSSGPNGSVSGLPALVLVAELAGAALTGAAAAALMWTILFGSYQTNIPASASTPGETASGVMRPEARGSAAQLFRPRLQPAAGQVEMLPESRLGYALFGVRTGTRPETGSAIIEAGAGGQRSYAVGSELQDGVTLEAVHDDRVVLRRQGTREVLFLTERARARRNEPAEPLQAVTLAGVSLTPQPLTSGGEGLRIESAPPALAALGLQAGDTIATIDGEPVTAARISALGQQLAGGALPASLSLERNGERLSLQTRPMP, encoded by the coding sequence ATGACCGGGCGCAGCCTTGTGGGGGAGGGCGCCAGACATTCTTCAGGGCCAAACGGATCGGTGTCCGGGCTTCCGGCGCTGGTATTGGTGGCGGAGCTTGCCGGTGCCGCGCTCACCGGCGCTGCTGCGGCTGCGCTGATGTGGACAATCCTGTTTGGCAGTTACCAGACCAATATTCCGGCTTCGGCTTCCACGCCGGGCGAGACGGCTTCCGGCGTGATGCGCCCAGAAGCACGCGGATCGGCGGCGCAGCTTTTCAGGCCACGCCTGCAGCCAGCTGCAGGTCAGGTCGAGATGCTCCCCGAGTCCCGCCTCGGCTATGCCCTGTTCGGGGTGCGCACCGGTACTCGCCCGGAGACCGGCAGCGCCATCATCGAGGCCGGGGCTGGCGGCCAGCGCAGCTATGCCGTTGGAAGCGAACTTCAGGACGGCGTCACCCTGGAAGCGGTGCATGACGACCGGGTCGTACTGCGCAGGCAGGGCACCCGCGAGGTGTTGTTCCTCACCGAGCGCGCGCGTGCGCGCCGTAACGAACCCGCAGAGCCGTTGCAGGCGGTGACGCTCGCAGGCGTGTCGCTGACACCGCAGCCGCTCACGTCAGGCGGTGAGGGGCTGAGGATTGAAAGCGCGCCGCCCGCCCTTGCCGCGCTCGGTCTGCAGGCCGGTGACACCATCGCGACCATTGATGGCGAGCCGGTCACGGCCGCCCGCATTTCTGCCCTCGGCCAGCAGCTTGCCGGCGGGGCGCTGCCCGCAAGCCTGTCGCTCGAACGTAATGGCGAGCGGCTCTCACTTCAGACAAGGCCCATGCCATGA